A region of Hydrogenimonas cancrithermarum DNA encodes the following proteins:
- a CDS encoding nucleotidyltransferase family protein gives MGLFGSYAKGCATEESDIDLYAEFENKKFRNIAGAWNYLEEAFGKKVDLFYLHKNMRPSLKENIEKEVIYG, from the coding sequence ATCGGTCTTTTTGGTTCTTACGCAAAAGGGTGCGCTACCGAGGAAAGCGATATCGATCTTTATGCAGAATTTGAAAATAAAAAATTTAGAAATATTGCCGGTGCATGGAACTATTTGGAAGAGGCTTTCGGAAAAAAAGTCGATCTTTTTTATCTGCATAAAAACATGAGGCCTTCTTTAAAAGAAAATATTGAAAAAGAAGTGATCTATGGATAA